A window from Leguminivora glycinivorella isolate SPB_JAAS2020 chromosome 16, LegGlyc_1.1, whole genome shotgun sequence encodes these proteins:
- the LOC125234697 gene encoding glutamyl-tRNA(Gln) amidotransferase subunit B, mitochondrial, with product MGLRNIPRRLYSHYKSPFTCKCSYSTVSVDKLQSVVGLEVHAQLNTETKLFSGAQNTFGGVVNNCVALLDAAIPGTLPVLNRKCVELAIKTALALSCKVNEVSTFDRKHYFYADLPAGYQITQQRAPLASDGVIDFQVYTPGIHKKPYKKSSKIKQIQLEQDSGKSLHDPELKRSLVDLNRAGAPLIELVFEPDLEDGEEAAALVKELMLIVQRLGACSGRLQEGALRVDANVSLRRAGDPLSTRTEIKNIGSVRGVAAAIKHEIARQRDVLSRGGVIVNETRAWDAVKRATVAMRDKEQVQDYRYMPEPNLPPLRVNLNTKDATQDVLSVPLIQDSIPDLPEHSRRKLIQDYQLRPDTAIQLVNEPILLEYFQSLTSENVKNSTKIANLLINDLLTVLNKKNLDVEECNVTIKQLKEIVDMLVAKQISLEVCKKVLEELVDSNIAISPSKIVKEKGWSLVTDEEEITKKCVEVIENNPKLVKQYKEGKVKVFSALLGALVKSSSSKLDMSLASKKMEELLKKN from the exons ATGGGCTTGCGAAATATTCCTCGCCGGCTGTACAGTCACTACAAAAGTCCTTTCACGTGTAAATGTAGTTACTCAACTGTCTCTGTCGATAAACTGCAAAGTGTAGTCGGACTGGAAGTTCACGCACAGTTAAATACTGAAACTAAACTGTTTTCCGGCGCTCAGAATACTTTTGGTGGTGTGGTGAACAATTGTGTGGCTTTATTAGACGCTGCCATACCTGGAACGTTGCCTGTTTTGAATAGAAAGTGTGTGGAATTGGCAATAAAAACAGCCCTCGCTCTCTCGTGCAAAGTCAACGAAGTGTCTACATTTGATAGAAAACATTACTTTTACGCCGATTTGCCGGCTGGTTATCAAATAACGCAACAGAGAGCCCCTTTAGCCAGTGATGGAGTCATTGATTTTCAG GTTTATACTCCCGGCATTCACAAGAAACCTTACAAGAAGAGTTCAAAGATCAAGCAAATCCAGCTGGAGCAAGACAGCGGCAAGTCCCTTCACGACCCGGAGCTCAAGCGCAGCCTTGTGGATCTCAACCGGGCTGGAGCACCACTGATTGAACTGGTGTTTGAACCTGACTTGGAG GATGGAGAAGAGGCAGCGGCGCTGGTGAAGGAGCTGATGCTGATCGTACAGCGTCTCGGTGCATGCTCAGGCCGCCTGCAAGAAGGCGCGTTGCGAGTCGACGCTAACGTGTCGCTGCGACGCGCCGGTGACCCGCTGTCCACACGCACTGAA ATAAAGAACATTGGGTCGGTccgcggcgtggcggcggcgatCAAGCATGAGATCGCGCGGCAACGCGACGTGTTATCGCGCGGCGGCGTCATCGTCAACGAGACGCGAGCGTGGGACGCTGTCAAACGAGCCACCGTCGCTATGCGGGACAAGGAGCAAGTGCAAGATTATAG GTATATGCCAGAACCGAATCTCCCGCCGCTCCGTGTCAACCTGAACACAAAGGACGCCACACAAGACGTGCTGAGCGTGCCTCTCATACAAGACTCCATACCAGACCTCCCCGAACATTCCAGAAGGAAACTCATACAGGACTACCAACTGCGGCCCGATACCGCCATTCAGCTAGTCAATGAGCCGATCCTACTCGAATATTTCCAGAGCTTGACTTCAGAAAACGTGAAAAACTCAACCAAAATCGCCAACTTACTCATCAACGATCTACTAACGGTGCTTAATAAGAAAAACTTAGATGTCGAAGAATGTAATGTAACTATTAAACAACTAAAAGAGATTGTTGACATGCTTGTTGCAAAGCAAATTAGTCTTGAAGTTTGTAAAAAAGTTCTAGAAGAGTTGGTCGATTCTAATATTGCTATATCCCCTTCTAAAATCGTGAAAGAAAAAGGCTGGTCTTTGGTCACAGATGAAGAAGAAATCACTAAGAAATGTGTGGAAGTCATTGAGAATAACCCTAAATTGGTGAAGCAGTATAAGGAAGGGAAAGTCAAAGTATTCTCGGCCTTGTTAGGAGCGTTAGTTAAGAGCTCTAGTAGTAAGTTAGATATGTCACTAGCATCCAAAAAGATGGAGGAGTTGTTGAAGAAgaattaa
- the LOC125234793 gene encoding uncharacterized protein LOC125234793 — protein MLSEVFLSCLVALRLSSAEPTAGGIDRTMSDGVTSLGYNVLYGDEDFTILNTVVDEVEKKAQKAKIRLNELIQPLPVRDVKCLMSADHYCSKDMKETKGIIIQAIKDDCASCSTTQKESAGKVIAAMMAHDPSSWKLFLTRVALLLKEQYIPKRTLPEQDNQEYLIVREEEVVNARSNRVLKPGAKVRVRRYLMEPVKSDGSN, from the exons ATGCTATCCGAAGTTTTCCTCTCCTGCCTTGTAGCCCTTCGGCTAAGTTCGGCAGAGCCGACCGCCGGCGGAATCGACCGAACCATGAGCGATGGAGTGACCAGTCTTGGCTACAATGTGTTGTATGGTGATGAAGACTTTACGATACTGAATACTGTTGTGGATGAGGTCGAGAAGAAGGCACAGAAAGCGAAGATTAGACTGAATGAGCTGATTCAGCCGCTGCCGGTGAGGGATGTGAAATGCTTGATGTCAGCCGATCATTATTGCTCTAAGGATATGAAAGAGACGAAAG GTATCATAATCCAAGCCATAAAAGACGACTGTGCGTCCTGTTCGACGACGCAGAAGGAGTCGGCCGGGAAAGTGATCGCCGCCATGATGGCCCACGACCCCTCCTCCTGGAAGCTCTTCCTCACCAG GGTTGCGCTCCTGCTAAAGGAGCAATATATACCCAAAAGGACTCTCCCCGAACAAGACAACCAAGAATACCTGATCGTAAGGGAAGAGGAGGTGGTAAACGCCCGCTCCAACCGGGTCCTTAAGCCCGGAGCCAAGGTGAGGGTCAGGAGGTACCTCATGGAACCCGTAAAAAGTGATGGATCGAATTAG
- the LOC125234795 gene encoding ejaculatory bulb-specific protein 3-like — MKRLAFLVLLILAQSQGEEQTYTTKYDGIDLDEILASSRLLTGYVNCLLDLRPCTPDGKELKKNLPDAISSDCMKCTERQKEGADKVMHYIIDHRPDDWEKLEKKYNSDGSYKKKYLDSKIPKEDKTTEDEKLAEGETTEETKTEENQEK; from the exons ATGAAAAGACTCGCCTTCCTAGTGCTCCTTATCCTCGCTCAAAGTCAAGGCGAGGAGCAAACATACACTACCAAGTATGACGGCATCGACTTAGATGAGATTCTAGCTTCGAGCCGGCTCCTCACTGGTTATGTCAACTGTTTGTTGGACCTGAGACCGTGCACGCCTGATGGGAAAGAGTTGAAGA AAAACCTTCCCGATGCCATATCCAGCGACTGCATGAAATGCACGGAGCGACAGAAGGAAGGCGCCGACAAGGTGATGCACTACATCATTGACCACAGGCCTGACGACTGGGAGAAGCTCGAGAAGAA GTACAACTCTGATGGATCCTACAAGAAAAAGTACCTAGACAGCAAAATTCCCAAGGAGGACAAGACAACGGAAGATGAAAAACTAGCAGAAGGCGAAACTACGGAGGAAACAAAAACCGAAGAAAATcaagaaaaatga